The following proteins come from a genomic window of Rattus norvegicus strain BN/NHsdMcwi chromosome 8, GRCr8, whole genome shotgun sequence:
- the LOC134479970 gene encoding EH domain-containing protein 3-like — protein MIADDRRKKDPEVFQTVSEELKKLYKTELLPLEEYYRFHEFHSPALEDADFDNKPMVLLVGQYSTGKTTFIRYLLEQDFPGMRIGPEPTTDSFIAVIQGDVEGIIPGNALVVDPKKPFRKLNAFGNAFLNRFVCAQLPNAVLESISVIDTRGILSGEKQGISRGYDFAALLKWFAERMDRIILLFDAHKLDISDEFSEVIKALKNHEDKMRVVLNKAGQMETQQLTRVYGALMWSLGKIVNTPEEDTSWVHCTASLRPDLTR, from the coding sequence ATGATCGCTGATGATCGCCGCAAGAAGGACCCTGAGGTCTTCCAGACTGTGAGCGAGGAACTCAAGAAACTCTACAAGACCGAGCTGCTGCCTCTGGAAGAGTATTACCGCTTCCACGAGTTTCACTCACCGGCCCTGGAGGATGCCGATTTCGACAACAAGCCCATGGTCCTGTTGGTGGGCCAATACTCTACCGGAAAGACCACCTTCATCAGGTACCTGCTGGAACAGGATTTTCCTGGCATGAGGATTGGACCTGAGCCAACCACTGATTCCTTCATAGCAGTGATACAGGGAGATGTGGAGGGGATCATCCCTGGGAACGCCCTGGTGGTGGATCCGAAGAAACCCTTCAGAAAGCTTAACGCCTTCGGCAATGCCTTCCTGAATAGGTTTGTGTGTGCCCAGCTGCCCAACGCTGTTCTAGAAAGTATCAGTGTCATCGACACACGGGGGATCCTCTCTGGCGAGAAGCAGGGGATCAGCCGAGGGTATGATTTTGCTGCTCTCCTCAAATGGTTTGCTGAGCGGATGGACCGAATCATCCTGCTCTTTGACGCCCACAAGCTGGACATCTCTGATGAGTTCTCAGAAGTCATCAAGGCTCTCAAGAACCATGAGGACAAGATGCGAGTAGTGTTGAACAAGGCTGGCCAGATGGAGACCCAGCAGCTGACGCGGGTATATGGGGCCCTCATGTGGTCCCTGGGGAAGATCGTGaacacaccagaggaggacacATCATGGGTTCACTGCACAGCCAGTTTGAGGCCGGACTTGACTAGGTGA